One Miscanthus floridulus cultivar M001 chromosome 11, ASM1932011v1, whole genome shotgun sequence DNA window includes the following coding sequences:
- the LOC136494402 gene encoding germin-like protein 8-4 encodes MASSSSSLVLLAAALLALATWQQTVAYDPSPLQDFCVADKNSPVRVNGFPCKDPMAVTPDDFYNPAMIIDKRRDTNNKVGSNVTNINVESFPGLNTLGISLARIDYAPLGVNPPHIHPRATELLTVLEGTLYLGFVTSNPNRLFSKVVKKGDVFVFPKAMIHFQMNLDHEKPAAALSSLSSQNPGVITIASAVFGSKPPISDDVLAKAFQVEKKLIDWLQSQFWDTNY; translated from the exons AtggcctcctcctcttcctccttggtCCTCCTTGCAGCGGCCCTGCTTGCGCTGGCCACATGGCAGCAGACCGTCGCCTACGATCCTAGCCCTCTCCAAGACTTCTGTGTTGCAGACAAGAACTCGCCTG TGCGTGTCAATGGGTTTCCTTGCAAGGACCCAATGGCGGTCACCCCAGACGACTTCTACAACCCAGCCATGATCATCGACAAGCGCAGGGACACCAACAACAAGGTGGGATCCAACGTCACCAACATCAACGTTGAGAGCTTCCCCGGCCTCAACACCCTGGGCATCTCTCTGGCGCGCATCGACTACGCGCCCCTAGGCGTGAACCCGCCCCACATCCACCCCCGCGCCACCGAGCTCCTCACCGTGCTTGAGGGCACCCTCTACCTTGGCTTCGTCACGTCGAACCCTAACAGGCTCTTCTCCAAGGTGGTCAAGAAGGGTGACGTCTTCGTCTTCCCCAAGGCCATGATCCACTTCCAGATGAACCTGGACCATGAGAAGCCAGCAGCTGCCTTGTCATCGCTCAGCAGCCAAAACCCTGGTGTTATTACGATCGCCAGCGCGGTATTTGGATCGAAGCCGCCGATCTCGGATGATGTTTTGGCCAAGGCGTTCCAGGTGGAAAAGAAACTCATAGATTGGCTCCAGTCTCAGTTCTGGGATACCAACTACTAG